The window TTAAGAAAAGATGGAAATTTTAAATTAATACCTTTTAAAAAAGCATTAAGTATTTTAAAGACTTTAGAACCTTTGGGAGTAGGAGCAGAAAATTTAATAGACTGTTTAAAAATACAGTTAAATCATAAAGATATTTTAACTCCTACTTTGGAGCTTATTTTAGAAAAAAATTTAGAGGATATAGCAAAAAATGATTTAAAAAAAATAGCTTTAGAACGAGATATAACAATGGAAAAGGTTGCAAACTATGTAGAGATAATAAAGCAGTTAAATCCTAAACCAGCTAGAGGATTTTATGTTAATAAGAAAACTAGGTATATAATACCAGATTTAATAGCAGAAATTTTAGAAAATAATATTATTGTAAGTTTAAATGAAGAGGATATTCCAAAAATAAAACTAAAAAATGATGAGGGATCAAAAAATGAATTTGCATTACTTTTAGCAATAGAAAGAGGTATAAAAAAAAGACAGGAAACACTATTAAAAGTTGGAAACTACGTATTAAATTATCAAAAAGAATATATTATTTTCAATAAACCATTGAAAACTTTGAAAGTAAAAGATATAGCTTATGAGTTAACTTTACATGAATCAACAATCTCTAGAGCTTTAAAAGATAAATATATAAAAATAAATGGAAAAGTAGAAAATTTAAGAAATTATATTATTTTGGATGATAAAGCGAATATAATAAAGGATGAAATTATAGAGATTATTAAAAATGAAAATAAAAATTCACCACTTTCAGACGAAAAAATTTTAGAAAAACTTTTATTAAAAAACTTCAATTTACAGAGAAGGACAGTTGGAAAATATAGGGAGGAACTTGGAATTCCATCTAGTAGAAAAAGAAAAAAATAGGTAATAAAAAAGTATTTATGTTATAATAGGCACTAAAGATTATTTTTGTATTAAATATATGAATTTTATAATTGAAGAGGTGTACCTTAAATGAAAAACCTAAGTGATTTACAAAAAAAAGATTTAGAACATATTTTTCATCCTTGCTCACAGATGAAAGATTACGAACAGCTGCCTCCTATGGTAATAGTAAAAGGAGATGGATTATACGTAGAAGATGAATTTGGAAATAGATATATGGACTGTGTTTCAAGTTGGTGGGTAAATTTATTTGGACATTGTAATCCAAGAATTAATGCAGCTATAAAAGAGCAAATAGATAAATTAGAACATATAATTTTTGCAAACTTTTCTCACGAGGCAGCAATTGAACTAGGAGAAAGATTAACAGAGGTTGCCCCAGAAGGATTAAATAAGCTTATATTTACAGATAATGGTTCATCAAGTACAGAAGTAGCTATAAAATTAAGTTTTCAATATCATACCCAAATGGGAAATCCTCAAAAAAATAAGTTTGTTTCAATAGAAGGAGCTTATCATGGAGAAACAATTGGAGCTTTAGGTGTTGGAAATATGGATAGATTTACAGATGTATATAAACCTCTTTTAAGAGAGGGAGCAAAGATAAAAGGGCCAGATTGTTTTAAATGCTCTTTTGGGAAAAAAAGAGAGAGCTGTAATGCTGAGTGTTTCATTTATATGGAAGAATATTTGAAGGAAAATGGAGATACTGTTTCAGGAGTAATTATTGAATCTATGGTTCAAGGTGTAGCTGGAATGAGAATATACTCTCCAATATACTTAAAAAAGTTAAGAGAGTTAACAAAAAAATTGAATATTCACTTAATAGTAGATGAGATAGCAATGGGATTTGGAAGAACAGGTAAAATGTTTGCTATAGAGCATGCAGATGTTAGTCCTGATATTATGTGTATAGGAAAAGGATTAACAGCGGGATATTTTCCTATGTCTATAGTATTGATAACTGATAAATTGTATAATGCTTTTTATGCAGATTATTCAGAAGGAAAATCATTTTTACACTCTCATAGTTATTCTGGAAATCC of the Cetobacterium sp. NK01 genome contains:
- the rpoN gene encoding RNA polymerase factor sigma-54 → MVDFKLTLDQSLKLALSMEMKLSIDILKMSLKELRDYLRDESIKNPNIEIIYSKPLILKNDDYENYIENISEKDESLIDYLEEQVTYLDLEKKTKEILGYLINNLDEKGYLIGNLEELRKDGNFKLIPFKKALSILKTLEPLGVGAENLIDCLKIQLNHKDILTPTLELILEKNLEDIAKNDLKKIALERDITMEKVANYVEIIKQLNPKPARGFYVNKKTRYIIPDLIAEILENNIIVSLNEEDIPKIKLKNDEGSKNEFALLLAIERGIKKRQETLLKVGNYVLNYQKEYIIFNKPLKTLKVKDIAYELTLHESTISRALKDKYIKINGKVENLRNYIILDDKANIIKDEIIEIIKNENKNSPLSDEKILEKLLLKNFNLQRRTVGKYREELGIPSSRKRKK
- the bioA gene encoding adenosylmethionine--8-amino-7-oxononanoate transaminase, with translation MKNLSDLQKKDLEHIFHPCSQMKDYEQLPPMVIVKGDGLYVEDEFGNRYMDCVSSWWVNLFGHCNPRINAAIKEQIDKLEHIIFANFSHEAAIELGERLTEVAPEGLNKLIFTDNGSSSTEVAIKLSFQYHTQMGNPQKNKFVSIEGAYHGETIGALGVGNMDRFTDVYKPLLREGAKIKGPDCFKCSFGKKRESCNAECFIYMEEYLKENGDTVSGVIIESMVQGVAGMRIYSPIYLKKLRELTKKLNIHLIVDEIAMGFGRTGKMFAIEHADVSPDIMCIGKGLTAGYFPMSIVLITDKLYNAFYADYSEGKSFLHSHSYSGNPIGCRIAVETLKIFKEENILEVIGNKGDYLRKAAEKKLKDIPYFGEYRQIGLIGAIELVDIPGERAGYEIYKIALKKGAILRPLGNIVYFMPPYIIKEEEIDKMLDIFIESLREYLETIE